The Engraulis encrasicolus isolate BLACKSEA-1 chromosome 11, IST_EnEncr_1.0, whole genome shotgun sequence nucleotide sequence agcagcacaacacaacaacttCTCATCTACTGGATCACTGACCATCACCTCACAAGAGCGACGTGACGTCTAGCCATGTTCTtaacaacaccccaccccacagcccTGACCACGGGCTTGCCTGAGAACCACTGGCTATGGCGGATTTATAGAGGGGAGTGGGTTGTGTGAGACAGTAAAAAAAGGGAGGGTTATGTTATGAGTGAGTGGTGTGAAGGGTGGGAGGTGAGAAAGGGAGAGTTCTATACTCTTCTTTGGCGCCAACAGGCAGCATCATAAAACGCGAGCTGATGCTCCTGTGCCAACTTGCGATAAGGTTCTGTCAGGTGCTCGTGACGAAGCCGCGCTACAACACAAGAACCTTCTTCATACACCGCCGACACCAGACATagtaacacacacagtcaccacaaCTCACAGCTAATTTGCACCTGCTCACAACCATAACCGGACAGAGACAAAGATAGACAATGATGCAATGGTAGCCGGTGGACTGAAGTTAGGAACagaagtacagagagagaaagagagagcgagagagagagagaggagagagaacgagaaagagaaagaaagacagagagagaaaaatagagagagcgagagagagaaagagagagagaatggtcaaCAAAAGGAACTTCACACAGACAGAGCTGCACAAGCAAAAGATGGAAAAGGCAGAACAATGGAAACCATGCCTGGTCTATGGGCAGGAAGAGGGGATCATACTCGGTCTGGCAGCCCACCGACACAAAGAccttggggggagggggtgtgggaACTTTAGGAGGGGGCGTTGGTTCCCTGGGTGGCGGGGTTGGTTCTTTAGGAGGGGGGGTTGGTTCCCTGGGTGGCGGGGTGGGCTCtttgggagggggggtgggttcCCTAGGTGGTGGGGTTGGTTCTTTTGGAGGAGCCGTCGGTTCTCGAGGCGGAGGGGTGGGTTCCCTGGGTGGGGGAGGAGTTGGCTctcggggaggagaggggggaggcggAGGGGGTGGAGGCGGTTTTACAGGCTTGGGGGGCTCCtcgggaggaggacgaggaaggacCTTCCTCTGGGGGACGGGGGATTCAGGGGGAATGATGATCTGCAGAAACGCATGCGGGAAAATAAGGAGGAGAGTATAGGAACAGATGAAAAAGGGAAGCCCAAAAAAACCTCAATTCATTACTATAGGGAGAGAACCATCATTTGCATGGCATACCTAATGAACTATACCATTTGCCTAATAAATACAAGGTGTGCAGACATTTACATGGAATATCTGAAAAACACTATATGGATTATTATTTAACACAAAATCATCCTATTTGGGAGCTGGCAACTGCTTGTGCTACCTTATCCACAGCCGTGGCTCCCTGCTCACGTGTGCGCTGCGGATTAGACATAACGATCACTCCCTCGGTCATCCAATCGTCGGGCTGCTTGCGGCGCCGGGGCTCTGGGCGTACGATGCCAAGTTTGCCCTGCAGCTCCTCGATAAGGCGGTCCTGGGAGTTGCTCTTGTGGAAGATGCCGGGCCCCAGCTTGCGCCGGATCAAGCCCTCGCGGTACATGGGGTGCACGTTGGTTGTCTCCTTGGTGCGTCTGATCACAGACTTGAGCTGAGGGAAGTGCAAGTGGGAAGCGGTTGGAGAGGGACCCCTTCTCCTTAGAGATGCCTGCTCAGTGTGAACGGCACACTGGTCATCAAAACGGTCGGATGCAATCCACTCCATGTCACTCAAAAGAGCCAGCTATGTTCATTTCTGTAAATGTCCAACGCCATTCCAAAACATTGCTCAGGCCAAAAAAAAGCGGTCTACTTCCCCCAGACGCAGGCCAAGACTCTGGAGTTCTATGATCACTTAGCAGTGCAGCATGGCCAAACTCTCAAGAGCTACACTCACTCCAAAAAGGTGCGGCTGAGATAATTTCAGCGTGGCTTCATGGATTTAGCCATTCTCTATGTGTGCATCACAAAGGCCAAAGGATATTCAAAATGGTCTGTGCTGTTTACATGCCTGGACCACAATTCGACATGTCAGGGGTGGAACAGCTTGGAATAAAGCACAACTCAGGACATGCAGAGTAAGGAGACATGGTGTATTGTGTGGATATGCAGCCTCACATAGACTTGTGTCACACCTAAAGTTCATGTTATGCTTCAATTGCCTGAGGATAAGCATTTTGCAATGCCGTCATAGATCATAACCTGATGGCATGcaggacaagaaaaaaaagattcaaCGGCCTTTGTGCAGCAGAATTGAAGCCTTGCAAGCCCAGCCTTGACTCAGACAACTATGTCACAGCAGCAAGCAGAGACATGCACCTCCAGTAAAACAGCCAAGTGCAATCTTTCAAACTCCTTTGCCATGGCTTTAAGCTATTCTCAGATAAGAACATCGATAACATCACCCGCAGCAAAAGAAAAGCCACACAACCATGCAGCAAACGGGGTATGCAGCACCCTTTTACAAAACCAATGCAGCAGCTATTCTAGAGTTTGAAAGAGAAGTCATTCTCTTTGAGGAAATGCACAACGAAGCCACTAATGAGAAGGAGCGCTGCCTTTCAGAGCTGGGTGCACTTTAAATGGGTCAATGGGTCTAAATAAAAGGCAATTTTGCACTTTATACAAGTGTTAATTAACTTCTCTGCTTGGCTTCCCTGTGTCACAGCAACATATTTAACCTATTAGTGTGATACCATCCGAGCTGGAGAAAGCATGAAGGCAGATAGAGTGTATCACAGCAGGGCTTTGGCCCGAGTAGCAGACTAATATAAGAGGGGATTTAAACACCATATGGCACTCCGCAGGCCAGCTCGTTCTGATGCCAAATTATTTTGGATGAGCAAGGGAAGGGAAGACGGCAATGACGGGGAAAGCCTCGTACTTGACCAGATGCAGACAGGCGCTCCACAGCAGACGGCTGGGAGAGAGGAAGGTCCATACATACATCCGGAGTCCCAGCTCCTGAACTTGGAGTCATGCATTCGTCCATCCAGCTTCCTTCTGTAGCTGGCGTCAAGCACCCTTCACCATCACCAGGTGTTCCATTTTCATCTTCAAACCATCTCCTACACTCTTCATCGATACCTGGAGGCAACTCGTCAATGTGGCGTGGGCTTACTGACCCTTCCTTTGGTTCACGTGCCAAAAGCTTGGTGGACCAATTCCTGTCAGGCTGTCCCAGAGTGGTTGCCAACAGTCTGTCTAGAGCATCTTCCAGCATGGGCTCAGGACAGGGTAAAGTTATGCCTAGTTCTTCAGATTTACCAAGCGGCACCCTCTCCTTCCGCAGTGGTGCAGGGGAGAGGCTCTTGGCAGTGGATATAGGGCTGGAGCATTTGAGTGTATTAATTGGAGAGTTGGGGGATTTCGCAACCATCACAGGACTTAAATTCTTGTGCGTAACAAGTGGACTAGAGCACTTGGCACTAGATAGGGGTGTAGGGCTTTTCGAAAGTGAAGGTGGGGTGGGGCTTTTAGCAACTAGAATGGGACTTGGAACAGGACTCTTTGAAATGGTTACAGGGCTTGAGCACTCAACAATGGATATAGGACTTGGTGCCTTTGGGTTTAATACTGGGCTAGAGGTCTTGAGGGAAAGTATAGGACTAGGGGCATTTGGCACAGTGAGTGGACTATATGTTTTAGGGATAGCATCGAGATCAGATATCTTTGGGACAGTAACTGGACTTGATGTGTTCGGCAAAGCAAGTGGGCTGGCTATCTTTGGGACTGTTACAGGACTAGAAGGTTTTGTAAGTGGACTAGCAATCTTTGGAACTGTGACCGGACTCGATGACTTTGTGAAAGCCAGTGGACTAGCACTCTTCGGAACCGGACTGGAGGTCCTCAGGATTGCAAGTGGACTAGACGTCCTGGGTACTGTAACCGGACTGGACGCTTTGGAAACCACCACTGGACTAAAAGTCTTCGGGATCACGACTGGACCAGGACTCGGTGTCTTGTTAGTAGCAGCAGATGCTGGGGATGAAGACCCAGACTTGGGAAGCTCAGAGAATGGCCCTGTGGTGCTGGAGATGATCACCAGAGACTCAGTCTGGGTGCTGCTAAACAGGGAGAGGAAACCAGAATCTGACTCCTCTTCCACTGCAGTAATCTGGGTTAGAGATTTGGTTAACTGGACTGACTGATTGACTGGAGAGGGTGCCTCAGGAGGGGGGTCTGGGGCTGatactggggctggggctgagggtgGGACAGGGTCTGaggctgggactggggctggtGCTGCAGCTGGGGCCAAACCATTTCCAGCCAAATCATCTTCATCAATGTGGAGTTCCAGGCCAACAGgtgtggaggatggggagggttCACGAGAAGGTGGCttgggaggcagggagagacttGCATCAACTGAGGCATTAGGAACAGGTGAATCTGCTGGGATATCAAGGGTTGGAAGGGACAAAGTTTCCTGGTTCACAGACCACAAAGAACCAGACTGGAATAGACAGTGGACAACACAGGAGAGAGAAAACAGCAGGAAAAAATGGGAAGGTTAGAACAGGTCAGAAAGGGAAAGATGAATTAACAAAAAGAAATCAATGAAATTaacaggaagagaaagacagaaatggcACATATATGATATGAACCATACAGTGCAGGAAATTATGGAGATAGAAATGAACAGGACAGGCAAGTTTTAATGTCACAAATTCTTCCGTAGAAAAAAATCTCATAGCCTTTGTGAAACAGTGCATTCCACACCAACACTGCATTTTAACTCGTTAATGAACCAACATATTCCATCTGGCCCCTCAAAACTAATGTACCATTCCTAACTATACATTTCCACGGGTGATTATCACTATATTGAGATGTCCAATGGATCTGAAAGACCAGCAACAGGCTCTGCAATATTATGCCACTGGTGTGATCTGAGCAGCGGGCCCCCTGCTGAGACGAGAGCCGTTTCTGGACCACTGAGCGTAACCACTAGGAATCAATATCAACCATGAAAGCAGACAGCTGGGGGCCAAGACGCCAAGAGACTAAGGTATATAACATGAGCTAAAGAACATTAAAGTCCCCCAcccccagacacgcacacacacacaccacacacatacactgccccCTGCCAAAGCCCTAAACCACCTGATACTCACACACTGTAGGGTTTGACCTACTGTTGAACCCACACCTGCATTAACCCTAACCCCCCACGATGAGGCTGGCAAAGTGCCCTGAAGAGAAGGAGGACCATACATCAAAGCAGATTTCATTCACGTGATACACATCAAACCGCGTTTGAAGTTTATCTAAGTTTTTGATACAAGTGATGAATATTCAGTCATACAGTTTTCAGATGTCAACATAATCTAGGTGTGACATCTGACCAGGTTTTGGATGTTTGGATTTGGAGAAGATGAGGACATTTGACTTGACTAAGCACAGAATTCCGAGAATCCATTTACTCCCTGGAGAGTAACTGACAAGTCCTAAAAACACACTAGTCAACAAGCAATTAACATCAATCTACTGGTCCCAATTGAGGCACTCCATCACAGCTTATTATAGGGTGCGTGGGGTAATTCTGCACTTAGAAATCTCAAGACGGCCCTCTTCTCTTAATGGTTTATTTGCCATATCCAAATCCATATCCCACAGCCAAATAGCCATCAATCTTGCACCATCTCTGTAATCATCCAtttcatccctctccctctctctttccatctctctgcctcgctTTTGGTTGGACCCTCTATCCATCAATCTCTGAACTTACATTGCTCTGGACTTTGAAGTCGGAGAGGGAGGCCATGAGCTCATCCAGCTCTCGTGTGGCGGAGGAGGCTGAGATGCGGGCCTGCTGCTGGGAAGGAGTCTCCTCATGGCCGTCACTCAACTCTGCTGTGACCACCGGGTGGGCGGgcctgaggacagagagaggaagcaaaaacaaacacaacggCAAAGTAAACCTCAGGGCAAAGGAGGTAAACAACAACAGGAAGCAAGctggtgatgctggtggtggtggtgatgagtcATCACATCTGTAATGATCATGCCCtagaagacaaaaaataaaggGGGGAATTGGGGGGGAAAATCTGTGCCAAACAACTACAGGCCTTGAGGCAAGCAGGACATGTAGGATTGTTTCTCTACTGAGCAAAATTATTGTGATGCAGAATCTGTTCTTTAAGTTATGCATTGAGGGTTGAGAACTTGAAGTGCATAAGTGGTACACATATCAGATGACTGTACAAATTGAGTCAAATGAAAATACAGTAAGTCTTTCATATATGATTCTAAAATGACACACACTATGTTATAGAGTAGACGATGTGTAGGTTGTGCATTGAGGGGGTATGGTTTGTCTAAGTGGTAAACATCTTACGCTGGGGTTGGCACAGAGCTCTCCAGCTGGTCGAGTAGGCTCTCCACGCTGGGCCGTACGTCCTCGATTCCCCGGCCGGCAGCGCTGCGTTTGGGCTTCTCCAGAGTGGGAGGAGGGGCTTTTCCCGGGGGCGAGATGCCATTCTCTGTGGTGACGCTGCTGGAGGGGAGTGCAGGGGGGGCTTCCTCTgtgggaaggaaggaggaagtggagggtGTTGAGTGTGTAACACAAGACCCAGTTGAGCCAAGATGTATTAATTGTGTTTCTGAATCGAAATCTTAGCCTATGTTTATGGCATATAGCTGATCCCCACATTTAATATTTAGAAAAAAGGGAGCATTCCACTAGAAACACTGTTGATGTTGAATGACTGAAATACAATACAAGAACAATAAATGTCAAGTTCCTTATTTAGATTAAAAACCCCTCTTGAATTATCAACATCTTTTTTACAATGCACCCTTTCGGTAAGCGCTCACATCCTACATATAATAAATAAACTCCCACTTGATTTACACAAGCGCAATGTCCACACTGCCCGTAAATTTGCTGACAATTGCATTGGTGCCATAATTCCCTCTTATTCTGCAAATCCCGCTGAGCCAAATCAACCCAGACTCCCGCTGAACCTCGAGGCCGAGgctgagagacaggcaggcaggcggcttaCTTACCCTCAACGGCGAAGGAGGGCGTGCTGTGCTGTACGGCGTTGAGCTCCAGGAGCAGCCGGTCCAGCTCCGACAGGTTACTCCCCAGGGACGAGCTCATGCCGGCGGCTGTGTTGTCAGTAGTTTTCTGCTTATTGGGGAAACTGCAGAGAGGGGGACAGCAAGCAAGCATCAAGAGTTAAGtgaaatgaattttaaaaacaggGACCGTATACAAGACGGATTAGTTACAGGAAGTACAGAGATGACCATGATGAGATGAGAACCAGATTATACAGTTGCTATACTAAAGCTAATTTCCATCAGCTACAAAGTCACAATGTTATGGTTTGAATTGGTTACAATATAAAACCAAATGAGGACAAAATGACATTGACTATTGTAATTAATCCTCCTGATAAGCATACCTGTAGACGTGGTCCTCTTCACTGTGTGACAGAGGCGGGCTGCTGCTATCTCTGGACCAGGCGCTTTTCTGAGCCGACCCGTACGACTG carries:
- the pxna gene encoding paxillin a isoform X2 translates to MDDLDALLADLESTTSHISKRPVFLPDETPYSFPTRGNSYPEVSVTPPVPPHPSADALNGTVVDPPDSHRSSGQSYGSAQKSAWSRDSSSPPLSHSEEDHVYSFPNKQKTTDNTAAGMSSSLGSNLSELDRLLLELNAVQHSTPSFAVEEEAPPALPSSSVTTENGISPPGKAPPPTLEKPKRSAAGRGIEDVRPSVESLLDQLESSVPTPAPAHPVVTAELSDGHEETPSQQQARISASSATRELDELMASLSDFKVQSNSGSLWSVNQETLSLPTLDIPADSPVPNASVDASLSLPPKPPSREPSPSSTPVGLELHIDEDDLAGNGLAPAAAPAPVPASDPVPPSAPAPVSAPDPPPEAPSPVNQSVQLTKSLTQITAVEEESDSGFLSLFSSTQTESLVIISSTTGPFSELPKSGSSSPASAATNKTPSPGPVVIPKTFSPVVVSKASSPVTVPRTSSPLAILRTSSPVPKSASPLAFTKSSSPVTVPKIASPLTKPSSPVTVPKIASPLALPNTSSPVTVPKISDLDAIPKTYSPLTVPNAPSPILSLKTSSPVLNPKAPSPISIVECSSPVTISKSPVPSPILVAKSPTPPSLSKSPTPLSSAKCSSPLVTHKNLSPVMVAKSPNSPINTLKCSSPISTAKSLSPAPLRKERVPLGKSEELGITLPCPEPMLEDALDRLLATTLGQPDRNWSTKLLAREPKEGSVSPRHIDELPPGIDEECRRWFEDENGTPGDGEGCLTPATEGSWMDECMTPSSGAGTPDVCMDLPLSQPSAVERLSASGQLKSVIRRTKETTNVHPMYREGLIRRKLGPGIFHKSNSQDRLIEELQGKLGIVRPEPRRRKQPDDWMTEGVIVMSNPQRTREQGATAVDKIIIPPESPVPQRKVLPRPPPEEPPKPVKPPPPPPPPPSPPREPTPPPPREPTPPPREPTAPPKEPTPPPREPTPPPKEPTPPPREPTPPPKEPTPPPREPTPPPKVPTPPPPKVFVSVGCQTEYDPLFLPIDQIMAQGKGGSPTSPPKQGNKLDNMLGSLQSDLNRLGVQTVAKGVCGACKKPIAGQVVTAMGRTWHPEHFVCTHCQEEIGSRNFFERDGAPYCEKDYHNLFSPRCHYCNGPILDKVVTALDRTWHPEHFFCAQCGAFFGPEGFHEKDGKAYCRKDYFDMFAPKCGGCARAILENYISALNSLWHPECFVCRECFTPFINGSFFEHEGQPYCEAHYHERRGSLCSGCQKPITGRCITAMGKKFHPEHFVCAFCLKQLNKGTFKEQNDKPYCHSCFIKLFS
- the pxna gene encoding paxillin a isoform X1, whose translation is MEMEVLSDAEVHVTLETDPGMGRMSMTESVLEGMNMLDAVLEQASASDMDQIREPDQETVYEVEREENEVPPTEPIRDTVYEVEVELEPASITPALETQSPQADEEPMPTVNNDEAEPTVNPEVDSEPVGMYSVYENSSVPDSVSEDPTTQELGVSEAAVPSTDTQAVSEPRGDALLADLESTTSHISKRPVFLPDETPYSFPTRGNSYPEVSVTPPVPPHPSADALNGTVVDPPDSHRSSGQSYGSAQKSAWSRDSSSPPLSHSEEDHVYSFPNKQKTTDNTAAGMSSSLGSNLSELDRLLLELNAVQHSTPSFAVEEEAPPALPSSSVTTENGISPPGKAPPPTLEKPKRSAAGRGIEDVRPSVESLLDQLESSVPTPAPAHPVVTAELSDGHEETPSQQQARISASSATRELDELMASLSDFKVQSNSGSLWSVNQETLSLPTLDIPADSPVPNASVDASLSLPPKPPSREPSPSSTPVGLELHIDEDDLAGNGLAPAAAPAPVPASDPVPPSAPAPVSAPDPPPEAPSPVNQSVQLTKSLTQITAVEEESDSGFLSLFSSTQTESLVIISSTTGPFSELPKSGSSSPASAATNKTPSPGPVVIPKTFSPVVVSKASSPVTVPRTSSPLAILRTSSPVPKSASPLAFTKSSSPVTVPKIASPLTKPSSPVTVPKIASPLALPNTSSPVTVPKISDLDAIPKTYSPLTVPNAPSPILSLKTSSPVLNPKAPSPISIVECSSPVTISKSPVPSPILVAKSPTPPSLSKSPTPLSSAKCSSPLVTHKNLSPVMVAKSPNSPINTLKCSSPISTAKSLSPAPLRKERVPLGKSEELGITLPCPEPMLEDALDRLLATTLGQPDRNWSTKLLAREPKEGSVSPRHIDELPPGIDEECRRWFEDENGTPGDGEGCLTPATEGSWMDECMTPSSGAGTPDVCMDLPLSQPSAVERLSASGQLKSVIRRTKETTNVHPMYREGLIRRKLGPGIFHKSNSQDRLIEELQGKLGIVRPEPRRRKQPDDWMTEGVIVMSNPQRTREQGATAVDKIIIPPESPVPQRKVLPRPPPEEPPKPVKPPPPPPPPPSPPREPTPPPPREPTPPPREPTAPPKEPTPPPREPTPPPKEPTPPPREPTPPPKEPTPPPREPTPPPKVPTPPPPKVFVSVGCQTEYDPLFLPIDQIMAQGKGGSPTSPPKQGNKLDNMLGSLQSDLNRLGVQTVAKGVCGACKKPIAGQVVTAMGRTWHPEHFVCTHCQEEIGSRNFFERDGAPYCEKDYHNLFSPRCHYCNGPILDKVVTALDRTWHPEHFFCAQCGAFFGPEGFHEKDGKAYCRKDYFDMFAPKCGGCARAILENYISALNSLWHPECFVCRECFTPFINGSFFEHEGQPYCEAHYHERRGSLCSGCQKPITGRCITAMGKKFHPEHFVCAFCLKQLNKGTFKEQNDKPYCHSCFIKLFS
- the pxna gene encoding paxillin a isoform X3, which gives rise to MHALLADLESTTSHISKRPVFLPDETPYSFPTRGNSYPEVSVTPPVPPHPSADALNGTVVDPPDSHRSSGQSYGSAQKSAWSRDSSSPPLSHSEEDHVYSFPNKQKTTDNTAAGMSSSLGSNLSELDRLLLELNAVQHSTPSFAVEEEAPPALPSSSVTTENGISPPGKAPPPTLEKPKRSAAGRGIEDVRPSVESLLDQLESSVPTPAPAHPVVTAELSDGHEETPSQQQARISASSATRELDELMASLSDFKVQSNSGSLWSVNQETLSLPTLDIPADSPVPNASVDASLSLPPKPPSREPSPSSTPVGLELHIDEDDLAGNGLAPAAAPAPVPASDPVPPSAPAPVSAPDPPPEAPSPVNQSVQLTKSLTQITAVEEESDSGFLSLFSSTQTESLVIISSTTGPFSELPKSGSSSPASAATNKTPSPGPVVIPKTFSPVVVSKASSPVTVPRTSSPLAILRTSSPVPKSASPLAFTKSSSPVTVPKIASPLTKPSSPVTVPKIASPLALPNTSSPVTVPKISDLDAIPKTYSPLTVPNAPSPILSLKTSSPVLNPKAPSPISIVECSSPVTISKSPVPSPILVAKSPTPPSLSKSPTPLSSAKCSSPLVTHKNLSPVMVAKSPNSPINTLKCSSPISTAKSLSPAPLRKERVPLGKSEELGITLPCPEPMLEDALDRLLATTLGQPDRNWSTKLLAREPKEGSVSPRHIDELPPGIDEECRRWFEDENGTPGDGEGCLTPATEGSWMDECMTPSSGAGTPDVCMDLPLSQPSAVERLSASGQLKSVIRRTKETTNVHPMYREGLIRRKLGPGIFHKSNSQDRLIEELQGKLGIVRPEPRRRKQPDDWMTEGVIVMSNPQRTREQGATAVDKIIIPPESPVPQRKVLPRPPPEEPPKPVKPPPPPPPPPSPPREPTPPPPREPTPPPREPTAPPKEPTPPPREPTPPPKEPTPPPREPTPPPKEPTPPPREPTPPPKVPTPPPPKVFVSVGCQTEYDPLFLPIDQIMAQGKGGSPTSPPKQGNKLDNMLGSLQSDLNRLGVQTVAKGVCGACKKPIAGQVVTAMGRTWHPEHFVCTHCQEEIGSRNFFERDGAPYCEKDYHNLFSPRCHYCNGPILDKVVTALDRTWHPEHFFCAQCGAFFGPEGFHEKDGKAYCRKDYFDMFAPKCGGCARAILENYISALNSLWHPECFVCRECFTPFINGSFFEHEGQPYCEAHYHERRGSLCSGCQKPITGRCITAMGKKFHPEHFVCAFCLKQLNKGTFKEQNDKPYCHSCFIKLFS
- the pxna gene encoding paxillin a isoform X4, whose product is MEMEVLSDAEVHVTLETDPGMGRMSMTESVLEGMNMLDAVLEQASASDMDQIREPDQETVYEVEREENEVPPTEPIRDTVYEVEVELEPASITPALETQSPQADEEPMPTVNNDEAEPTVNPEVDSEPVGMYSVYENSSVPDSVSEDPTTQELGVSEAAVPSTDTQAVSEPRGDALLADLESTTSHISKRPVFLPDETPYSFPTRGNSYPEVSVTPPVPPHPSADALNGTVVDPPDSHRSSGQSYGSAQKSAWSRDSSSPPLSHSEEDHVYSFPNKQKTTDNTAAGMSSSLGSNLSELDRLLLELNAVQHSTPSFAVEEEAPPALPSSSVTTENGISPPGKAPPPTLEKPKRSAAGRGIEDVRPSVESLLDQLESSVPTPAPAHPVVTAELSDGHEETPSQQQARISASSATRELDELMASLSDFKVQSNSGSLWSVNQETLSLPTLDIPADSPVPNASVDASLSLPPKPPSREPSPSSTPVGLELHIDEDDLAGNGLAPAAAPAPVPASDPVPPSAPAPVSAPDPPPEAPSPVNQSVQLTKSLTQITAVEEESDSGFLSLFSSTQTESLVIISSTTGPFSELPKSGSSSPASAATNKTPSPGPVVIPKTFSPVVVSKASSPVTVPRTSSPLAILRTSSPVPKSASPLAFTKSSSPVTVPKIASPLTKPSSPVTVPKIASPLALPNTSSPVTVPKISDLDAIPKTYSPLTVPNAPSPILSLKTSSPVLNPKAPSPISIVECSSPVTISKSPVPSPILVAKSPTPPSLSKSPTPLSSAKCSSPLVTHKNLSPVMVAKSPNSPINTLKCSSPISTAKSLSPAPLRKERVPLGKSEELGITLPCPEPMLEDALDRLLATTLGQPDRNWSTKLLAREPKEGSVSPRHIDELPPGIDEECRRWFEDENGTPGDGEGCLTPATEGSWMDECMTPSSGAGTPDVCMDLPLSQPSAVERLSASGQLKSVIRRTKETTNVHPMYREGLIRRKLGPGIFHKSNSQDRLIEELQGKLGIVRPEPRRRKQPDDWMTEGVIVMSNPQRTREQGATAVDKVAQAVASSQIG